The Streptomyces sp. NBC_00162 genome window below encodes:
- a CDS encoding C40 family peptidase, giving the protein MAILTAPGLATGMAYAAPAAPVAPVAPAAPGAPAAPAPEPGAKSLEQVRKEMEELFRQAGTATDAYNLAEAEAKAQSDKIVEIANLIVAGQERITTLKSRAGAAARAQYRSGGLPPSANLALSDDPGHFLDGAGRMRQGEKAASDMLTELDRTQNDLKRYAEEASAHWATLEANRIKQENAKKQIEEKIKAAEELENKLEAEEKARLIQLEQEAQYKAQTAWLSTGAMKDVNGLATDAGKRAVQYATAQMGKPYVWGAEGPGSFDCSGLTSQAWLAAGRPIPRTSQEQLRLLPKVAIKDMRPGDLIIYFDDASHVAMYVGDGAMVHAPRPGRNVTMAGAGSMPIKAVVRPDA; this is encoded by the coding sequence ATGGCGATACTGACGGCGCCGGGCCTGGCGACGGGCATGGCGTACGCGGCTCCTGCCGCGCCCGTGGCACCCGTGGCTCCGGCGGCCCCCGGGGCTCCCGCCGCTCCGGCTCCGGAGCCGGGCGCCAAGTCCCTGGAGCAGGTCCGCAAGGAGATGGAGGAGCTGTTCCGGCAGGCGGGCACCGCCACGGACGCCTACAACCTCGCCGAGGCCGAGGCCAAGGCCCAGTCGGACAAGATCGTCGAGATCGCCAACCTGATCGTGGCCGGCCAGGAGCGGATCACCACCCTGAAGAGCCGCGCGGGCGCCGCCGCCCGCGCCCAGTACCGCTCGGGAGGTCTGCCGCCGAGCGCGAATCTGGCGCTGAGCGACGACCCGGGCCACTTCCTCGACGGGGCGGGCCGGATGCGCCAGGGCGAGAAGGCCGCCTCGGACATGCTGACCGAACTGGACCGCACCCAGAACGACTTGAAGCGGTACGCGGAGGAGGCGAGCGCCCACTGGGCGACGCTGGAGGCCAACCGGATCAAGCAGGAGAACGCGAAGAAGCAGATCGAGGAGAAGATCAAGGCTGCGGAGGAGCTGGAGAACAAGCTCGAGGCCGAGGAGAAGGCCCGGCTGATCCAGCTGGAGCAGGAAGCCCAGTACAAGGCGCAGACGGCGTGGCTGTCGACGGGCGCGATGAAGGACGTCAACGGCCTGGCGACGGACGCCGGGAAGCGGGCCGTGCAGTACGCCACCGCGCAGATGGGCAAGCCCTACGTCTGGGGAGCCGAGGGTCCGGGCTCGTTCGACTGCTCCGGTCTGACCTCCCAGGCCTGGCTGGCGGCGGGCAGGCCGATCCCGCGCACCTCGCAGGAGCAGCTGAGGCTGCTGCCGAAGGTCGCGATCAAGGACATGCGCCCGGGCGATCTGATCATCTACTTCGACGACGCGAGCCACGTCGCGATGTATGTCGGCGACGGCGCGATGGTCCACGCCCCGCGCCCGGGCCGGAAC